One genomic segment of Brassica napus cultivar Da-Ae chromosome A3, Da-Ae, whole genome shotgun sequence includes these proteins:
- the LOC106437709 gene encoding GTP 3',8-cyclase, mitochondrial: MRRCLSKLTPRQMGFTNSNSFLVGSKNITTTSNAAQVDQTKPSSVSDMLVDSFGRFHTYLRISLTERCNLRCQYCMPSEGVELTPKPQLLSQSEIVRLAGLFVSSGVNKIRLTGGEPTVRKDIEEICMQLSSLKGLKNLAITTNGITLARKLPKLKECGLDSINISLDTLVPAKFEFLTRRKGHERVMQSIDFAIALGYNPVKVNCVVMRGLNDDEICDFVELTRDKPINVRFIEFMPFDGNVWNVKKLVSYAEMMDKVVKRFPSIKRVQDHPTETAKNFTIDGHCGSVSFITSMTEHFCSGCNRLRLLADGNFKVCLFGPSEVSLRDPIRSGADDETLREIIGAAVKRKKAAHAGMLDIAKTANRPMIHIGG; this comes from the exons ATGAGGAGGTGCCTTTCTAAACTCACTCCCCGGCAAATGGGTTTCACCAATTCGAACTCTTTCTTG GTTGGCTCAAAAAACATTACTACTACAAGCAATGCAGCTCAAGTTGATCAGACAAAACCCAGCTCTGTCTCAGACATGTTGGTTGATTCATTTGGTCGGTTTCACACCTACTTGAGAATCTCCTTGACAGAGCGTTGTAACCTCAGGTGCCAGTACTGCATGCCCTCTGAAGGCGTGGAGCTTACTCCTAAGCCTCAGTTGCTGTCACAGTCTGAGATCGTTAGGTTGGCTGGTCTCTTTGTGTCTTCTGGTGTTAACAAGATTAGGCTGACCGGTGGCGAGCCTACGGTGAGGAAAGACATCGAAGAGATCTGTATGCAGTTGTCTAGCTTAAAAGGGTTGAAGAATCTGGCTATTACTACTAATGGTATCACTCTTGCGAGGAAGCTACCAAAGCTTAAAGAGTGTGGGCTTGATTCCATAAACATCAGTTTGGATACTCTTGTCCCTGCAAAGTTTGAGTTTCTCACTAGGCGTAAAGGGCACGAGAGGGTTATGCAATCTATTGATTTCGCTATTGCTCTTGGTTACAATCCTGTGAAG GTCAACTGTGTTGTCATGAGGGGATTGAATGATGATGAGATTTGTGATTTTGTGGAGCTGACTAGAGATAAGCCTATCAACGTCCGGTTCATAGAGTTTATGCCCTTTGATGGAAATGTTTGGAATGTAAAGAAACTTGTGTCTTATGCTGAAATGATGGATAAAGTG GTAAAGCGCTTTCCGAGTATAAAACGTGTCCAAGATCACCCTACTGAAACAGCTAAGAACTTCACTATTGATGGACATTGCGGTTCTGTATCTTTCATCACATCTATGACGGAGCACTTCTGTTCTGGCTGCAATAGGTTAAGATTACTTGCAGATGGGAACTTCAAAGTATGCTTGTTCGGTCCTTCAGAG GTTAGTTTGAGAGATCCTATCCGGTCTGGTGCTGATGACGAAACGCTAAGGGAAATTATAGGCGCTGCT GTGAAGAGGAAGAAAGCGGCACACGCTGGAATGCTTGACATTGCAAAGACAGCTAATAGACCAATGATACACATTGGTGGCTAA